One window of the Caldisericum sp. genome contains the following:
- a CDS encoding desulfoferrodoxin: MTQVFEIYKCEICGNIVEVVHEGRGTLVCCGQPMVKIGEKVSESEAGQEKHIPVVEKMEHGTLIKIGSVPHPMEQDHYIEWIEAFRKDGKVVKIMLKPGEAPQAHIGWSVEDLAEVRAYCNKHGLWAKKF; encoded by the coding sequence ATGACTCAAGTATTTGAGATTTATAAGTGTGAAATTTGTGGAAACATTGTCGAGGTTGTTCATGAAGGGAGAGGAACTCTTGTTTGCTGTGGACAACCGATGGTTAAAATTGGCGAGAAAGTCTCTGAAAGCGAAGCAGGGCAGGAAAAGCACATCCCTGTCGTTGAAAAAATGGAACATGGCACTCTCATAAAGATTGGTTCTGTTCCACACCCAATGGAACAAGATCACTACATCGAGTGGATTGAAGCGTTCAGGAAAGACGGGAAAGTCGTAAAAATTATGCTAAAGCCAGGCGAAGCACCTCAAGCTCATATCGGTTGGTCTGTTGAAGATCTTGCCGAAGTTAGGGC
- a CDS encoding class II SORL domain-containing protein, producing the protein MALKDLIQANDFKKEKHVPVVEVLEKGEKVRIRVSVGKEIPHPNTTEHHISFIEVYFKPEEGKFPYLVARFTFDAHGASTNGANSSGVYAEPDVTFTAKLDVPGELYALSYCNIHGLWESEPVKI; encoded by the coding sequence ATGGCACTAAAAGACCTAATTCAAGCAAATGATTTTAAGAAAGAGAAGCATGTTCCTGTAGTTGAAGTCCTTGAAAAAGGAGAGAAAGTTCGAATAAGGGTTTCTGTTGGAAAGGAGATTCCACATCCAAACACAACCGAACACCACATAAGTTTTATCGAGGTCTATTTCAAGCCCGAAGAGGGTAAATTTCCTTATCTTGTTGCACGATTCACTTTTGATGCACATGGCGCTTCAACAAATGGTGCAAACTCAAGTGGCGTTTACGCTGAGCCTGATGTTACATTTACTGCAAAACTCGATGTCCCGGGTGAACTTTATGCACTTTCCTACTGCAACATTCACGGTCTCTGGGAAAGTGAACCAGTTAAAATTTAA
- a CDS encoding FprA family A-type flavoprotein, translating into MSVRKIKDGVYAVGVNHWDRKLFDEIIPLPNGTSYNSYLIIGSEHTALIDTVDPELTDEFLRNLQEFKDLKIDYVISQHSEQDHSGSIPKVLEVFKDAKVVTNEKCKELLMEHLLIPEDKFIVVKDYEKLSLGNKTLQFILTPWVHWPETMSTYLEEDKILFTCDFFGSHYATSELYAENSEIVLEGAKRYYAEIMMPFRNFIKSNINKISKFDFEIIAPSHGPMWNDPKFIVNAYSDWISDKVSNTVLILYASMHGSTKVAVEVLYNALVEKGIKVVPFNLVSADIGEIAISLVDAATVIFAFPTVLTGPHPLGANITYFANAIRPKVKYAAVITSYGWGGMTVKWVKDHIGNLKAELLDEIEIKGLPKDKDIERLKALADKIEDAHKKLGIL; encoded by the coding sequence ATGAGTGTAAGAAAAATTAAAGATGGTGTTTATGCCGTAGGTGTTAATCACTGGGATAGAAAATTATTTGACGAAATTATACCGCTTCCAAATGGAACGAGCTATAATTCCTATCTTATTATAGGAAGTGAGCATACCGCACTTATTGATACTGTTGATCCAGAGCTGACTGATGAATTTTTAAGAAATTTGCAGGAATTCAAGGATTTAAAAATCGACTATGTAATATCACAGCATTCGGAACAAGACCACTCTGGCAGTATACCGAAAGTTCTTGAGGTCTTTAAGGATGCGAAAGTTGTCACAAACGAAAAATGCAAAGAATTGCTTATGGAGCACTTGCTTATTCCGGAAGATAAATTTATCGTGGTTAAGGATTATGAAAAACTTTCCTTAGGTAACAAGACACTTCAATTTATATTAACACCCTGGGTTCACTGGCCGGAAACGATGAGCACATATCTTGAAGAGGACAAGATTCTTTTTACCTGTGATTTCTTTGGTTCACACTATGCAACAAGCGAACTTTATGCAGAGAATTCTGAGATTGTCCTTGAAGGTGCAAAAAGATACTATGCAGAAATAATGATGCCGTTTAGAAATTTCATCAAGAGCAACATAAACAAGATAAGCAAGTTTGATTTCGAGATTATTGCGCCAAGCCATGGCCCTATGTGGAATGACCCAAAGTTCATCGTTAACGCCTACTCTGATTGGATTTCTGATAAGGTTTCTAACACTGTTTTAATCCTTTATGCGTCCATGCATGGAAGCACAAAAGTTGCAGTTGAAGTCCTTTACAATGCACTTGTTGAGAAGGGAATCAAAGTTGTGCCGTTTAACCTTGTTTCTGCTGATATTGGAGAGATTGCAATTTCCCTTGTTGATGCCGCAACTGTTATTTTTGCATTTCCCACAGTGCTTACGGGACCACATCCACTCGGTGCAAATATAACTTACTTTGCAAACGCAATAAGGCCTAAGGTAAAATATGCTGCTGTTATTACATCCTATGGCTGGGGCGGAATGACAGTGAAATGGGTAAAAGACCATATTGGAAATTTAAAGGCAGAGTTACTTGATGAGATTGAGATAAAAGGACTACCAAAAGACAAAGATATTGAAAGACTGAAGGCACTTGCAGATAAAATTGAAGATGCGCATAAAAAACTTGGAATTTTATGA